From the Lathyrus oleraceus cultivar Zhongwan6 chromosome 4, CAAS_Psat_ZW6_1.0, whole genome shotgun sequence genome, one window contains:
- the LOC127076861 gene encoding mitotic checkpoint protein BUB3.1 → MATTPAVSGRELTDPPSDGISNIRFSNHSDHLLVSSWDKTVRLYDASANVLRGEFLHGGPVLDCCFHDDSSGFSASSDNTVRRLVFATGKEDILGKHDAPVRCVEYSYAAGQLITGSWDKTLKCWDPRGASGQERTLVGTYPQPERVYSLSLVGHRLVVATAGRHVNVYDLRNMSLPEQRRESSLKYQTRCVRSYPNGTGYALSSVEGRVAMEFFDLSEASQAKKYAFKCHRKSEAGRDIVYPVNAMAFHPIYGTFATGGCDGFVNVWDGNNKKRLYQYSKYPTSIAALSFSRDGRLLAVASSYTFEEGPKPQEQDAIYVRSVNEIEVKPKPKAFPNPTA, encoded by the exons ATGGCTACAACACCAGCTGTGTCCGGTCGAGAGTTGACCGATCCTCCCTCAGACGGAATCTCCAACATTCGTTTCTCTAATCACAGTGATCATCTTCTAGTTTCCTCATGGGACAAG ACTGTGCGTTTGTATGATGCAAGCGCAAATGTGCTTAGGGGAGAGTTTCTTCACGGTGGACCCGTCCTTGACTGTTGCTTCCATGACGACTCTTCCGGATTCAGTGCATCTTCCGATAACACTGTCAGACG ACTCGTTTTTGCCACCGGGAAAGAGGATATTTTGGGAAAGCATGATGCTCCTGTTCGGTGTGTTGAGTACTCCTATGCCGCAG GGCAATTGATCACTGGTAGTTGGGACAAAACCCTAAAATGTTGGGACCCTAGAGGTGCAAGCGGACAGGAGCGCACTCTTGTTGGGACGTATCCACAGCCTGAGCGTGTTTACTCTCTATCTCTTGTTGGACATCGGCTTGTTGTAGCAACAGCTGGAAGACATGTTAATGTTTATGACTTGAGAAATATGTCTCTGCCTGAACAACGAAGGGAATCTTCATTGAAATATCAAACCAGATGTGTACGCAGCTACCCAAATGGAACAG GATATGCACTTAGTTCTGTTGAAGGGCGGGTTGCAATGGAATTCTTTGACCTCTCTGAAGCTAGCCAGGCAAAGAA ATACGCTTTTAAGTGTCACAGAAAATCTGAAGCTGGAAGGGATATTGTCTATCCTGTAAATGCCATGGCATTCCACCCCAT ATACGGTACATTTGCCACAGGAGGTTGCGATGGTTTTGTTAATGTATGGGATGGAAACAACAAAAAGAGGCTGTATCAG TATTCAAAATATCCAACTAGCATTGCTGCACTCTCATTTAGCAGAGATGGCCGCCTCCTGGCTGTTGCATCAAGTTACACATTCGAGGAGGGACCCAAACC